A region of Candidatus Poribacteria bacterium DNA encodes the following proteins:
- a CDS encoding anhydro-N-acetylmuramic acid kinase, which produces MKKFYELLNKKKKYVIGLMSGTSVDGIDAAIVEITGHSLETAVDLIAFETFPFPPDVPQRILALCQPDTGRVDDICEMNFYIGHLFAEAVKHILEKKGIPASDIDLIGSHGQTIHHLPGDPNTDCKNSRYPSTLQIGEPAVIAHETGIPTIADFRVADMAAGGQGAPLVAYPDYLLFHDSVKIVGLLNIGGIANLTVLPANGSFDSVSAADTGPGNMCIDAVVSEITGGKERYDKAGQRAAQGTPYQPLIDEWLTHPFFQLTPPKTTGREMFGHTFAMECLEACRKHELSDDDAIATLTELTVQTVALYISKFVSKEQHPIDILYVSGGGVHNQTIMRRLSEVLVNTTVESVDTSGISADAKEAIAFAILANESLHGQGGNLPSATGASVRKILGKFVCP; this is translated from the coding sequence ATTAAAAAATTTTATGAACTTCTTAACAAAAAGAAAAAGTATGTTATCGGTCTGATGTCCGGCACCTCCGTCGATGGCATTGATGCCGCCATTGTTGAAATTACGGGTCACAGTTTGGAAACGGCGGTAGACCTAATCGCTTTTGAGACTTTTCCTTTTCCACCCGATGTGCCGCAACGTATCCTTGCCCTCTGTCAACCCGATACGGGCCGCGTTGACGACATTTGTGAGATGAACTTTTACATCGGGCATCTCTTCGCGGAGGCTGTCAAACATATCCTCGAAAAAAAAGGAATTCCAGCCAGCGACATTGACCTCATCGGCTCACACGGCCAGACGATTCATCACCTCCCGGGAGACCCAAACACCGATTGTAAGAATTCCCGCTATCCGTCAACATTGCAAATTGGTGAACCTGCGGTTATCGCACACGAAACCGGTATTCCTACCATCGCCGACTTTCGGGTGGCAGATATGGCGGCAGGCGGGCAAGGCGCACCGTTAGTCGCATATCCAGACTATCTGCTGTTCCACGACAGCGTTAAAATAGTCGGACTTTTGAACATCGGAGGGATCGCGAACCTTACAGTGCTGCCCGCAAACGGATCGTTCGATTCGGTTTCTGCCGCAGACACAGGACCGGGAAATATGTGTATTGATGCAGTCGTGAGCGAAATAACGGGTGGGAAAGAACGTTATGACAAAGCCGGGCAACGTGCCGCGCAGGGGACCCCTTACCAACCTCTTATTGATGAATGGTTAACGCACCCATTTTTCCAACTGACACCACCGAAGACGACTGGACGCGAGATGTTCGGACATACCTTTGCAATGGAGTGTCTGGAAGCGTGCCGTAAACATGAACTGTCAGACGACGACGCTATTGCAACTCTGACCGAATTGACAGTCCAGACGGTTGCGCTTTACATTTCAAAATTTGTGTCGAAGGAGCAGCATCCAATAGACATACTCTATGTGAGCGGCGGCGGGGTACACAACCAGACGATCATGCGACGCCTCAGCGAAGTGTTAGTGAATACAACCGTTGAATCTGTGGATACCTCAGGCATCTCGGCGGATGCAAAGGAAGCGATAGCGTTCGCAATCCTGGCGAATGAATCACTTCACGGGCAGGGTGGGAATCTGCCGTCCGCTACAGGCGCGTCTGTGCGGAAAATTTTGGGAAAATTTGTGTGTCCCTAA